The Budorcas taxicolor isolate Tak-1 chromosome 8, Takin1.1, whole genome shotgun sequence genome includes the window TCGTATATGTGGTCGGGTCGTGGGTGTGGGTGATCCTCGATGCTGTCGTACAGAGGGtcggctgggggctggggaggaacAGCCAGGATGCTCCTCAAGCTCTTCCCCAGGCTCCGGGCCACTGCATCGAAGGGCACGGCGTACTCTCCCTCTGGTCCACGCTGCTGCCGGGGAGCGGGCACCGGGACGGTGGGCGACGGTGGTGGCAGCGAGTCGTGGGGTCGGGCATAGGGGCTCTCTGGCCGGGGGAGCACCGCAGGGACTGGGACTGGCTGGGTCTGGGGCCCAGGAGAGGTGGCGTTCTTCTGGGCAGAGATGGCCTCTTccagggccaggaagatctcatTGCCTTGCCTGGTTTCGAACTCAAAGTTGCCCTCTCCTGAGACACAGCGCCGGCCAGCCTCGAAGGAAAAGGTTACCTGGGTGGGGGAGAAAGCCTGTTACTGGGGGGCCAGCTGCTCCTATACCCAGTTTCCAATCACAAACACGTCACCTCCAACTTCCCTCCGGCTGGGGAGCTGCTTGGCCTTCTCCCCAAGCTGCTTCCTCTCCAAGTCTTTTCTTACAAACAAAcccctctcctttttccttcttccttccatccCTCAGCATATGAAGATGGGCACAGAGTTCATCCTCCACACGGCCCATTACTCCCCACCCAggtcttcctcttctttccttccctcacccacctccacctccacgtCTCCCTCTGCGGgtttctcctccagcccctgggctGGGCTGATTTTCTTCTGCCGGTCTTTATCTCatcttttctccctcctccattctctttttctttgagcGCCCCTCAGCCCTCTCCCTGACACTCTCTTTTCTCTCATGGTTCATCCTTCCTCTGCCCTACCCctggcagcccctgctcaccttaTCCCGCCCAAAGCGCCGGAGGAACCGGTAAGGCCATTCATATAGCTGGGTGCCCGACTCGGGGCCGCCCCACAACTCCAGGGCACTCTCCCCAACCCGGAGGGTGTAGGATCCCCGGAGCCGGCACCTCTGACTGACTTCTGTGGGTCTCATGGTCACAGCAAACTCCTTTTGGGGGGTCCCTGGGGAGGAGACACAGTTCATGGGAAAAACAGCCAACCTTTTtcaatgctgtgtgtgtgcatgttcagtcactcagttgtgtccgaatctttgtgatcccatggactataacccgccattctcctctgtccatgggattctccaggcaagaatactggagtgggttgccattttcttctccaggggatcttcctgacccagggatcaaacttgggtctccggcgtctccagcattagcaggcggattatTCACCACTGCTCTAAATAAGCGGGCCAGGTCTCCAGAAGAAAAGTATTATCGGTGGCCCTATGACCCTGGTGCCTGTGTTCTGaaggcttagctgccctgggCCGGGTCAGACTTCCCAAGATGCCAGgaacccccaacccctcccccaggAGACATCGTGCCCTAGCCACGAGCACCCCGACTCCTCCGCGGCCACATCCTTCCTGCTCCCGTCGCCAGAGTCACAGCTTTGTCTCCTCCATCTCATTGCTCGCCCCAACccagctgcctccccatccctcctGCCACACCTGCAGGTGCTACCCCACCTCCCCAGCTCTCCCTGCCTACCCACCCTCTGCTGAGGCCACGGGGGATTGGGGGCCCCTCCGAGGGGTGGAGCCTGGATGCACCCCTTGCCCTGTGTCTTCCTGCTCCCCCCAGGCAGCCCCCAGAGCGCTAGACAAGAGGACAGGAGGGGGACTGCCTTGTCAGCAAAAAGCTCCCTTGCTGCAGGACACCTTAGATCCACAGAAGGGAAACCATTCTTTTTACAGACGATTGCTCAGGACCCATTAAGGGAGAACTTCAGACGAGCACTGTCACCTGGGTCCCTCAGCCAGGCCTGGATCAGAGGGAGAAGGCCAAGGGTGAAGGGCTGACATTTAAGGCAGGCCAGCCTCCCCAACCTTGGGCCTGGCCGGAAGCGATGCGGAGTGGCTGATAAGGGGCTGGCTGGGGCCGGGGGCAACCACAAGGCAGGAAGACTGGGCCGGCTGCCGGCCAGCTctcacctcctccccaccacGCCCTGGAGAGAGCAGCCAGGGGAGAAGCGGGGGGCCCCCTCACCTGCGGTCGCGCTGCTGTACAATTCATTTTCCTCCATGCGGGGCCGGCCACCCTTCCCCTCCAGCCCTGACAGCTCCTTCCGCTGACCCTGGGGAGAAGGCCCAACGTTCACCACCATCgccatctccagccccacctctGGCCACCCTAAGCTTCCTTGCAAAATGCGCTCAATCtgccgcccccacccctcccatctTTATTCTGAATTGGGATCCACACCCCACCAAAGAACCACCCTCAGCATCCTGACCTTGACTCCCACAACACCTGCCCTCAGCAGGCACCCAGTGCCCCACATCCTCTCTGCAGCCCTGGACGACTCACGGGGAAGGCGAGGAGGCAGATGGCCTGTATCCAGTCGCCACGCTCGGCGGTGGGGGCGGCCAGCAGATACAGGCGTTCCGTGGTCTCCAGGAAGAAGGTGCTGGTGTCCCGGGGGCTGCTGGCCTCCCCGCTGGCCTCAGACACCCGCAGGCAGTCGTTGAGGCGGATCACCCTCCGGGGGGCCTCTCCTCGGCGCGACTTCTCCGAGCCCTCCTGGAGCTCCAACCGGGCCAATGCACAGCCTGAACCTCCATACAGTGCAGCCCCGAACCGGCGCCATTTCTGGCCCCAGATGGAGAGATGgtgaccagtggggagaggaggacCCCAGGGGGAGATGTAGGGGAAGATCACAGGAAACCCAAGGAGGCAGAGGGCTTAACACAGGCCTTAAGAGTTAGTATGTGTTGAAGATGCACCCCAAGTGACCCAGAAAGAGGCTTCCAGTGACAGCAGGGAGGAAGCCGgaggcaagaaaaaaagaaaaggcacagGGGTGAGCCCCATGAAGACAACTGCAGGGAGACTGGGTAAGCTCAATGCAGGGAATCCCAGGTGAGAGGCAGAAAGCATGTGAGTCCTGAAGCCCAGAGGAGGTGAGGAGGGTAGCCTGAGAGCCCAGACTGGGGAGCTCCTCTTTCTGCATGAGGCCCCACAGAAGGCCCTGTCCCCAGGAACTTGCTGACTCTCCTGAACCTTCCTGACTCGTGCCCTGAGGCCacgagagggacagagagagagagaggaacccTGGGGTGGGTCCCCTGAGGGAAGGAGGACTTCCCTATTCAAAGAagccaaaagaaggaaaaggagtttAGACACAATGGGGCCCTGGCTCCCAGAGACCCCTGCTCAAGTTCAAAAGCAGCCAAACGCAGCCCACTgggcaggaaaggaggaaggaaccTCCACGACCATCCCGAATTATCCCCTCCACGGTGCAGTCCAGTCCCTCCCAATGTGTCCCGGTGAGGAGAAGTCGCCACAGAACAAGAAAGAGTCAGAGTCCTCTGGTATCCCCTCCTCCTGGGGTCACGGCTGTCAGCAAAGGCCATGATGTGGAGGCTGCTCAAGGGAGCAAGCGGGTGCTAAGGAACGAGCCCTCCCAAGCTTGTGTTCCACACCCAGTGTGGTAGATGGCAGTCTCCATCACCCCATAAGGGTTTTGGAACATTCCAGGGCCTCCTCTCCTCTCCGGGGAGTCTCTAGCACCCCACCCTCCGCCACCTCTcagcccagcccccaggccaACGGTGCTCTTCCTACCTTCCcaaaagtctgctgctgctggaggTACAGGAAGCCCTGCTTCACCACCACGCCCTCCATCCTCGCAGCATCCCGGGGCCCCTGAGCTCCAGCTCTCCCCTTCCACTCCCACCCTCTCTCGCTCCTCTCTGCCCTAGGTTCCCCCTTCTCTCAAGTTCATTTCCTCTCTGCCTAGAGTTTTCTGCACTATTCTCGGCTGCTTGATGACGACAGGCCGATAGGCCCTGTGGTttcttgctctgtgtgtgtgtgtgtgttttttctttttgacgaGTGGGTTTCACATTCAAGCTTCCTGCATTTTCAGTGAGTAAGAGAGAATTTCCAAAAAGCCCAACTCTAGTGTTTCACTGAACGCAGCTCAGGGACAGAGACCTGAGGCATGTGAGCGGGGGGAGTCACCAACACAGGGTGGCTGACCCTCTGGAACAGAGACCCAGAAACAAAAATTTGACTGTAAAATCAGGAGCTGAAGGCTCCACCATGCTCAGGCTGGATGGTTAGCATGAAGGAGCTAGGAGAGACCTGAGAAATCAACCAGCCCAACATCCTCATTTaaaaatgaggagactgaggctcaaggAAGGGCTGAGGACAGGTTCAGGGCTACCAAACCGGAAACCAGGTCTCTCAACTCAGCAAGAGCTGAGCCACACAGGCACACTGGACACGTTAGCCTCAGTACTTTCATACACTCTGCTGAAATGGTTTCCCTCTGTGGGGACACTCCCTGTCCCCCACaatgacacacacacgcaccatcTCCTGAGCTTCTAGAAACATGAATGTCTCCACACTGAAGCAAGCTACAGTCCCCAAGCACGTCTCAACTGTCGGAGTCCACCTTCTTTTCAGCCTTTGTGAACATTATAAAGACACTTGAATTCTATCTGGAGGTTATCTTTTAAGTTACAATAGCAAactctcatattaaaaaaaaagtttcatagtTATCAAATGTGCTTCACAGTTACCAAAGGTTCCAGGTCCACACAGTCTCCAGACATACTTTCTACCCTTGGAAGAAGGAAGGGCAGGCGTGAACCCACCTGTTTGCAAGTCTCCTAAAGTCACAAGGCCAGAGGAGGAAGCACCAGGGTAACTGATCTTTTAATTGAACAGTCTTTTTATTGCTGACCTCAAGGATGCTgcgaggacagggaagcctggtgggctgcagtccatggggtcagagtcagacacgactgagtgactgaacaaaaacaacagctgGCGCTGGtggaaaagaacccgcctgccagttcaggagaaaAAAGAGccatgagttggatccctgggtccagaagattcccctggaggagggcatggcaacccactccagtattcttgcctggaaaattccatggacagaagagcctggtgggctagagtccatgggaccacaagagtcagacacaactgaagcagcttggcACGCAAACAAAGTCTAGACTCCGTGCAAGTAGATACATGGCTTAGGGGAAATTTAAGTGCCTCAGAGACTATCTAACTTTGGGCCAAATGGTTTAGAGAAGCAATCTGACAGAGGCATGGTGCGGAAATATTGGGAATACCAGAGAATTAGACTAGCACTCTTGGGGTAACCCCATAATGGGTGTTTATGTAACTGAGCCATTTCCTCTACCGCAGGGGTTTGGTCGTCTTGGGAAGAAGAGCAGAGCAGTGCACTGCTCAGACCTTCTGCTGTCCATGCCATGTGCTTTACCAAAACAGCTCAAAACATGAGTATCATGGGCTCTGGGAGGAGAAGACTGAGACACATAAAGCTCATGACACTCAGTCCGGCTGCCTGGATTTGAACAGGTGGATCCAGAAACCAAAGGGGAACCAAGGATGATGGTGAGGGGGGAAAATGCCTTGAGAAGGGGTTAAGAGTATGGAAGTAGCTGGCTTATTCcgtctctctgggcttccctggtggctcagtggtaaagaattcgcctaccaatgaaggagacatgagttggatccccggagtaggaaatgcaacccactccagtattcttgcctggagaattccatggacagaggagcctggcaagctacagtccacagggttgcaaaagagtcagacttgacttagtgactgaacaacaacaattccatTTCTCCAGCCCCTTAGGGGAGGCAACACTACTTAGGGGCTGCGTGAACTGTGGATGATTCAGCATCTCCTTAGGGAGAAAAGAAGGGCTTCTAAGGCCATCCTGGGGGCTGTCAGAGCAGTGCCTTTCAAACGCTAATGTGCAAACCTGGTTAAAACTGCAGATTCAGATGCAGTAGGCCTGGCATAAGACCTGAGATGCTGAAGTCGCTGGTGGGTGGACCGGACCTGACTGAGTAGCCAGACAACACAGGATCCTCCCCTCCACCTCTCTGATCTCCTTCCCCGAAGGTCAACTAGACGCATTCCACTCAGAACCACAGGGGGGAGCCCGAGCTTGCCAGATTACCAGGAAACTAtttaatccctggtggctcagaccctAAGGAAtcggtctgcaatgcaggaaacctgggttcgattcctgggctgggaagatcccctggaggagggcatggcaatccactccagtattctagtctggagaatccccatggacagaggcgcctggcggactgtaggccatggggtcgcaaggagtcggacgtgACAGAGCGACCAAACAGCACGCATTTAACCCTAGAGGCCTGAGCCCCAGGAATTTTGGATACCCCGCCCCCACTCCATGCCATCCCTTGCCTATGGGAGTAGGAAAAGTTATTTTCCTGTGGCTGTTTGCGGCAGGCGTGAACTCAGAGCAACCCCCACTTTTCCTAGCAGGACTTGTGTGTGGGGACCCTGCAGAGAAAGTACTAACCCCAGTATTTTCTGCCTGGCCACAGGCAAACTCTATAAGCAGGGACCCAAAAGGACACAACAGAAGGGCCAAGAGCCAGAGGCCCTTAGATGACCCAGGCACCAAAGATAAGGCATGAGTGGAGGGCCGGGTGCCCCTAGActcctttttgcttttattggcaATAAAGGGACATCTTGCACCTCATTTGTGCTTCAGTATAAGCCACAGGATCCTTCCCTTTACAATGGTTTCTCTCAGCTGGAGTTAGGAACAGATCTGGAGATCAGGGCTCCAAGAATTTGGCAACTTTTTGTTACTATTCTCACCAGTGTTTAGCAGCTATATCTCTAA containing:
- the DOK2 gene encoding docking protein 2, yielding MEGVVVKQGFLYLQQQQTFGKKWRRFGAALYGGSGCALARLELQEGSEKSRRGEAPRRVIRLNDCLRVSEASGEASSPRDTSTFFLETTERLYLLAAPTAERGDWIQAICLLAFPGQRKELSGLEGKGGRPRMEENELYSSATAGTPQKEFAVTMRPTEVSQRCRLRGSYTLRVGESALELWGGPESGTQLYEWPYRFLRRFGRDKVTFSFEAGRRCVSGEGNFEFETRQGNEIFLALEEAISAQKNATSPGPQTQPVPVPAVLPRPESPYARPHDSLPPPSPTVPVPAPRQQRGPEGEYAVPFDAVARSLGKSLRSILAVPPQPPADPLYDSIEDHPHPRPDHIYDEPEGMAPLALYDSPQEPRGEAWRRQATADRDSSGLKHGYIVGQDFAASGWPQGTEYDNVVLKKGPK